In Syntrophotaleaceae bacterium, the DNA window TTCAGTTCCAGACGTCTTCCTGGCACAAACGTCTTTCCCCTATCATCATATCCCCCAACCAGTTTCTTTGCTTGAGACAGGGTTATGTCACCAAAGCGTCCTATAATTTCGCGAACGGTTCGATATCCCCTCTTTGCACTTGCATCTTTCACGTCTACTTTGCAGAAAAAGGTTTTGCTGATTTTGCCAACCCTCAGTCCCAGACCAGCGGTTTCAGAGTCGAAATAGTCAATCGGTCGTCCCGTGAACTGCAAGTTCTCAATATCCTCTTTGGTAAATTTAATCCTTGGCATATTGCTCCTCAAGTGTTCGTACCTTTAACACGTTTTATCCGGTTTAAAGGGCTAGGTATGAAATGGGTACGACCAGAAATAAAAAAGCTGCTAAACCTATGCAAAAGTTTTAGCAGCAAAAAAATTTTGAATCAACAGGTAAGTTATTGATATTATTGCTAATTATGAATAAATATGACTCCTTACAAAAAGTTATTAATTGATCAGATCCTTATGGTTTTGTAGAGGAAATTCTTGAACTTGTAGAATTGCCGCCGCTGATCGGGATCTCCGTTGGGATCGCTGCAGGCGCGCAGCATCTCTGCTGCTTGCGGCATGGTGGAGGCTCCCCGGGCGCGGGCCAGGTCGATCACCGCTGCGACCACGTCGCGGGAGATGCGCTTTTCGGTAAAGGGGGCGTGGACTCCGTCCCAAAAATCGGTTTCCCCACCGAGGATGGAATCGAGCATCTCCCGCGCCACCTGGCCGGTCAGTTTTTCGCTGGCCGGCTCGTCCCCGTTCCGGCCGAAGGAGCCGAGCACCCTTTTCATGTCCTGCTCCGAAATGACCCGGCCATTACGGAAGAACAAAGCCCGCACCAGAATACTGCGCAGTTCCCTTATATTGCCTGTGTAGTAATGAGAGGCCAGCAGCTCCTGGGCACCTCGGGAGAGGGTCGGCGCGTCCTCCTCGCTTTCTTCCGGACGTTTGTACACCTTGTGCAGCTTGCCCAAAAAATGGATGGCGAGGTCGGGAATATCCTCCCGGCGCTCATTCAGGGACGGCACCTCCATGGTCAATTCCGAGAGGCGGTGGTAGAGGTCCTCGCGGAACACCCCCTCTTCGATCAGGCGGTCCAAATTCTTGTTGGTGGCGGCCACCAGCAGCACCCGGGCATACCGGGTCAGATTCTCCCCGAGCCGCACGAATCCGCCATTGTCGAGAAACCGCAGCAACTGCACCTGGGTCTTCGGATCGGCATCACCGATCTCGTCGAGAAACACCAGTCCGCCGTGGGCCTCCTCGAGAATACCTTTGCGATCAGCGTGGGCACCGGTAAAGGCTCCCCGCTTGTGGCCGAACAGCTCCGAGTAGGTCAACTCTCCGCTGTAGGCGGCGATGTTGGTCTTTTTAACCGGCAGTTCCCCTCTCGGATTGATCTTGTCCCGATAGAAATCGTTGAGACGGGAGTAAAGGTTGTTGAACAGGAACTCCTTGCCGCTGCCGGTGTCGCCGGTGATGAGGATCGAGGGCAGGCCGAGGGTCGCCTCGGCCACGTCGCTCTGCCACCACATGGTGATGCGATTGAACAGCGGTGGGGTGATGCGCTGGATGAATTCAACCAGCTCGGTTGCCCGGGGAGAATTGCCGATCAGGTTGCCCAGCTTGTAGCTCGAGACGTTGGGATTTTTGTAGGCTGCATCGCTGCCGAGCCGGTTGACCTCGACAGTCAGCATCTCGATCTGCTGCATGTCGGCAATGTGGCGGGCGATCATGCGGCTGATGATCTGCAGGATCCGCTTGTGCTCGTCGGTGAAAAAGTGGGGACGAAGGCTGTCGAGGCAGATGACCGCGATCACCTGATCGTCGCAGATCACCGGCACCCCGATTTCGCTGCGGATGATGTTGGTGATTTCCCGATAGAACCCTCCCGAACGCTTTTCCTCGATCGTATCCGCCACCACGTAGGGACGCCCGCTATAGGCCACGAACCCGGTCAGACTGCGCTTTTCGGGTGGCAGGTCCCTCCCCCCCACCTGCAGGGGAGGTATGTGTTTCTTCAGCCGCTGCTTGCTCTTTGCGCCCACCAGTTTGCCGTCCGGCTCTTCCACCACCAGCCAGCTTTCCGTCGGCTTGCGGCGCACCAGGGCAATGCTGCCGGTATCGGCCCCGATCAGCTCCGTGGCCTTGGACAGCACGCTGTTGAGGAAGGTCGGCAGACTCTCGAACTTTTCCTGCAGCAGATCGTTGATTTCGGAGAGCACCTGGATTTCCATGTGCTCGTCGCCGATCTCCTGGATAATCCGCTGGGCCATTTCCGCGTGGGCCTCAAGCAGACCCTTTTCAAATTCGCTGAAGTTGTGGGTTCCCCGGGTGTAGTAATTGACCAGGCAGATGACCCGGCGGGTGCGGGGGTCGTAGCGGGGCACCACATAGAGTGACTTCAATCCAAGTTGCTCGGTCAGATAGCGCTTCTGCAGGAATTCCGACGACAGGGTGGGGAAATAGAGGGGATCGAGCAATGTCTCGTCGATGATCACCCCGGCGCTGTTGATGTAGCGCGACAAAAGCGACTGGCCGGGGCCCAGGTTAATCAGCTTCTGGTTCTCGTAGGCCTGCTTGTCTTCCAGCACATTCGAGTAGGAGGCCAGGATCTGCAACCCCTCCTCGCCATTCTCGGTTCCCAGAGGACAGGGCACCAGCACAGCTGCCAGGGCCAGCTTGTCGATCAGCTTCACCGCCGACTGGACCATGTAGTAGGCTGCTTCCTTCTTCTTGCCCTCGTCCACCCGCCGGGCCAGCACCATTTGCTGATGATAGAGCCGGGCCTGGTCGACAGCCGGTGCGATGCCGTCAACGAAACTGCGCAATTGGCGGCACTGGGCAGGATCGACCAGTTGCTCGGGACGGCTGCTGTCCACACACAGGACCCCCACCGCGCGCCCGCGATGAATCAGAGGCAGTTGGTAGCTCGAAAGGGTATGAAACTGCGCCGCGATGTGCCGCACTAACGGATTTTCGAGTTCGGACATATTGCCGAACTGCTGTTCCTCATGGGTGTGATAGACCAGCGACACGGGATAATCGACGTTGTTGATGGGAAAGCTCTGCTCGCGGATCGCCGCCGCCTGGCGGCCGGTGGCCATGGCGCAGGCCAGGCTGCCGCTGGTGAGGTCCTCCAGATAAACCCGGCACATGTTGCGGCCGGTGACCAGGTGGACGGCCTTGGCCAGCACATGCAGAATATCGTCGAGACTCTCCTTGCCGTAGCCGTTGATCTTGGCAGAAAGAAGGGAAAGCTGGGCGTTGATGAAAGGATCCATGGTCGCAACCTTAGCAATGAGTAGAATAATTACTCAATGAGTATAAGGCGGATCGTGACATGATGTAAAGGCTTGGCATACGACGGTCCTACTCCTCATCCTCCCCCCTCACTTCTCACGCCCTTCAAAAAACCCTTGCCCGCAGCGACCATACAGTGTAAGAGGTAGGGCCACCCTCAACCCGACCCTCTCCCTAGGGAAAGGGAGTTATTTATTAAACTTGCAAGGAGCAATCATGGGCCTTCTCGCCAATACCGTCAGTTGCTGTCAATTCCAGGTCGTCGGCACCCTTCCCGAGGGGCATGCCGGGGAATGGGCCGCCGAATGCCTCAGCAAACGGGCTTTCCAGACCATCGAACACTCCGCCGAAGAGCTTTCCCTGGGCTGGGTGGAGCTGGATGACTTTCAATCCGCCGCCTTCGCCGACCCCCGCACCTTCTGCCGCGACCGGTTTCTCACCTTTACTCTGCGTCGCGACCGGCGCCGGGTGCCAGCCGGGCTGTTCAAGGCCCATATGGAGCGGGCCGAACAGGAATTTCTCGCCGCCAACCCCGGCCTGCAGCGGGTCCCCAAACCCCGCCGGGAGGAACTGCGGGAGGCTGTCCGCGGCGCGCTGCTGGCCAAGACCCTGCCGGTTCCGGCCACCTATGATACCGTCTGGGACACGGAAAACGGCGTGCTGACTCTGGCAACCCTCAACAGTCAGGTGATCGAGCAGTTCGAGGACCTGTTCAAGGTCACCTTCGAGGGCTTGAAACTGGTCGCCGTGCACCCCTTTGCCCGAGCCCGGAAGGTGGTGGACGGAAATCTGAGCGAGGCCCTCGCAGCCGCCAACCGCGCCAGCAACGACACTGTGCTCGACCTGATCCAGGACAACCGCTGGCTGGGTTGGGACTTTCTGCGCTGGCTGGTCGACCAGACCATGAACGAAAGCTGCCGCTACCGCGTCAGCCGCCCCGGGCCGGCCAATGAAGGGGAAGAATTCGTCGCCTACATCAATGACCGGCTGGTACTGGAAGGGGAAGACGAGGAAGGACGGCAGAAGGTCACCGTGGCCGGGCCGCAGAACCGCTTCGATGAGGTGATGGCCGCGCTGGAAAACGGCAAGAACATCTGCGAGGCGACCCTTTATCTGGAACAGGACGAAAACCTTTGGAAACTGACCCTGAAGGGGGAGCTTTTCCAGTTCGGTTCCTTCAAGGCGCCGTCGGTCAAGCTGGAAAAGGACGACATGGTCGACCCGGACAGCGAGCGCCAAGCCCTGTTTTTTGAACGGATGTACCTGGTGGAAACCGGCTTGCAGCTCTTCGACAGCCTGCTGGCCGCCTTCCTGCGCCAGCATCTGGAGAACCGCTGAGCATGACGGCAGCCCCCGAGCATCTCTTCGTCTACGGCACCCTGCGCCCGTCCCTCCGCCATCCGGCCCTGCGGCTTTTGGCGGAAGGGGCGGAGCTGCTGGAATCCGGGCGGATGCAGGGGAGCCTTTTCGAAATTGCCGGATACCCGGGAGCCGTGCCATCGGATGACCCCGCGGACCAGGTGCTGGGCGAGGTCTACCGACTGACCGATCCCATCGCGGTCCTGTCCCGTCTGGATGAATACGAAGAGGCCGCCGACCGCTTTCCCGCTCCTCGCGAATATCGTCGCGAGCGGGTGGAAGTAACGCTGGCGAACGGGGAAACGGTCATGGCCTGGGTGTATGTCTACAACCGGCCGACGGACGGACTGATACGGATTGTTGGGGGGGATTATCTGAAATTCGGTGAGGAGTGAGGAGTGAGGAGTGAGGAGTGAGGAGTGAGGAGTGAGGAGTAATTTAAGCCGAAACATATTTAATAGGTATATTTTTTATAGCCTTAGCCTTGGATTCCAACACCTCACCCCTCTCACCTCACACCTCACGCTTTACAGACTGAATCAACTCCCGCCCCTTTTCCTCGCGCATACGGTTCGTCGCCGCCAGGCTGTAGAGGCAGCCGCAGTACTCCTGATGATAGAAGCCTTCCCGTCGCGACACCTCAATCATCCGCTCGATTCCTCCAGCCTTACGCCAGTTGATCTCCCAGTAATCGACCCCAGCCACCTGCTCCACGGCTTTCCGGCCGGAGGCGTTGACCTGGTCCAGATCCTTCCATCGGGAGATGCCGAGGGTGGTGGCGATCACGGGGATGCAGAGTCTTGCCGCCTCCCTGGCTATCTGATTCAGGCGAAAGGTGAAACAGGCCGTGCAGCGCAGCCCCCTCTCGGGCTCCTGCTCGAGACCGAAAACGCGTGAGAACCAGGGCGCCAGCCTGTAATCGGCGTCGATGAAGGGCACCCCCAGCTTCTCGGCGAAAGCCTGGTTCTCTTCCTTCCGTTTGAGATATTCCGTCTTCGGATGAATGTTGGGGTTGCAGAAAAAAACCGTCAACGCCAGTCCGGCTTCGACCAGTCTTTCCATGATCCCGCCCGAGCAGGGGGCGCAGCAGGAATGAAGTAAAACGGATCGGGCGCCGCCGGGTGGCATCAGTGGCGGAGCTGTTTTCCCGGAGGAACTGTTACTCATCACATTTGCCCTTCTGCAACCCGGTTTTTTGGGCTGCCGGTTGCGTCCGAACTAGTATACAACTCTTGAAAAAATAAAGACAAGTCCGTATTCCCAATCATTGTCGTTATCGTTGTCGTAATTATAGATCCCGAATAAATCACATCGATCACGACAACGACAACCGTTCCGCTACCGCGTCACTGACAACGAAAAGTGCCACCAACCAAAGCCGCCTCAGTTTGACCCCGACCCCGATAAATTCCTTCCTCTGGTATAATATAGAGATATCGGCACTTTAAGCAGCATGAACACCTGCTGCAACGATGGGGAGGAGGAGAGCTTTTCATGACCAACCGACCTTTCAGGATTCTGACAGCCGTAGCGGCCTTCGACGGCCATGACGCTTCGATACTGGCCCTGAATTCCGCACTGCTGGTCGCGGAGAGACCGGTTGAGGTGATCTACCTCGGCTATAACATGAGCAGCGAAAAGATTGCCATGGCCGCCCTGCAGGAGGGTGTGGACGCGGTGGCGGTCAGCTCCTACAACGGCGGACATATGGAATTTTTTCCTTACCTGCTGAAACGCCTGAGGGATTTGGGATTACCGGAAGTACCGGTCTTCGGAGGCGGCGGGGGCACGATTCTGGAGGAGGAAGCCGCCGCCCTCGAAGCCGAGGGAATCGCCCGCATTTACCGACCGGGCTGGCCGCTTGATACCATTGTCGCCGATCTCCTCGATCGACTCGACCAAGCCGCCCTGCGACGTCCCTGCTTAGATTCATCCGGCCGGGATTGGATCCCTTCCTTTCCTGTCGACCTCACTCGTTTACTCAGCCTGGTGGAACACCAGCGGGACATGCTTGCCTCCCTGAGCTGGAAAGGAGTCGACGGGGGAAATACCCGGGTTGTCGCTATTGCCGGCGACGGCGGCAGCGGCAAGAGCACCCTGATCGACGAGCTGACGCACCGTTTCCTCACCCATCTGCCGGACAAGCGGATCGCCATCCTTGCCAACGATCCCACCACCAGCAACGGCCGCACCGCCAGCGCCCTGCTCGCCGACCGGGTGCGGATGAATCATATCTACGACCCGCGGGTCTGGCTCCGCAGTGTCGCCACCGGCAGCCCCTACGCCCCCCTCAGCCCGGCCCTGCCCCAACTGCTCGCCGTACTGCGCGGCGGCGGTTTCGACCTGATCGTGGTGGAAACGCCTGGCACCGGCCAGACCGGGCTCGACCTGACCGCCCTGAGGGCCGACCTGCTGCTCTACGTGAAAACCCGGGAGTATGGCGGCGGCCTGCAGCTGCAAAAAGATCAGTTGCTGCGCGACGCCGATATGGTGGTGCTGAACAAGGCCGACCTGGAAGGAAGCGAGGCCGCCTATGGCGACCTCCGCGCCCTGCTGGAGGGCCGACGCGGGGAGGCGACGCTGTTCCCGGTAACCGCCAAGACGGCCCGTGATCCCGGCCTCGACCGGTTGTTCGCAGCGCTCTGCCGAAACCTGGACTGGCCGGAACCGGATGAGAAGAAAGCCGAGGATATTTTCTCCTATGCCAAGCAGAACGTGCTGGTGCCCCACCGACGGCGGGCCTATCTGGCGGAGATTGCAGAGCGGGTTCGGGCCTACGACCGTTGGACAGCCGAGCAGTTGCGTCTTGTGCGGGAGAACCCGGCCGCGTCGTCCCTTCTCGACCCGGCCAGCGCCAGACTTCTGGAGGAATGGCCCGAGCGATGGCGGGAGCTGTCCGCTCCGGCCCTCGACAGACTGCATGTGGATCCGGTGCTGGAAACCCCCAATGGTCTCCGCCTGCCGCGGGTGGCCCTGCCCGATCCCGCCGACAGGGCCGAAACCCTTCGGTTTCTTCTTGAAGAAGGGCTGCCCGGCCAGTTCCCCTTCGCCACCGGCATCTATCCTTACCGCACCCTTTCGGCCGGTCAGACCACCCGCCAGTTCGCGGGCCTGCGCGGACCGGAGGATACCAACCGCCGTTTGCACCTGCTCGCGCAGGGGGTGGCCCGCCCGCGCCTGTCTATCGCCTTCGATGGCATCACCCTCTACGGCGCCGACAGCGACGCCGACCCGGGCAGCATCGGCAAGATCGGCGAAGGCGGGGTGGCCATCGACACCTGGGAGGACATGAAGCTGGTGCTGAAAGATTTCCGCATCCCGGACATCAGCACCTCCATGACCATCAACGGCCCGGCGCCGATCATCCTCGCCATGTATTTCGTCGCCGCACAGGAGAGCGAATTGGAGCGGGTCGAGCGGGAGCAGGGAATCCGGTTGAGCGAGGAGGAGAGGAAGGAGCTCTGCCGGCAGACCGTGCAGGAGTTGCGGGGAACGGTGCAGGCCGACATCCTCAAGGAGGTGCAGGCCCAGAACGAAAGCATTTTTCAGCCCGACTTCGCCATAAAACTGCTCGGTGACGTGCAGGATTGGTTCATCGCCCATGGCGTGGACAAATTCTATTCGCTGAGCATCTCCGGTTATCATATCGGCGAGGCCGGCGCCACCCCGGTCCAAGAACTGGCCTTCACCCTCGCCAACGGCTTCACCTACATCGAAAATTTCCGCGCCCGGGGGATGGCGGTGAACGATTTCGCCCCCAACCTCTCCTTCTTCTTCAAGGTGTCCCACGAGGCCGAGTGGCTTGCCTACGGGGCCGTCTGCCGAAAGATCTGGGCCATCGCCCTGCGCGACCTCTACCAGGCTGACGAGCGCTCCCAGAAACTCAAGTTCCACACCCAGACCTCGGGACGGGCCCTGCAGGCCGAGGAATGGAGCACCCTCAATCCAATTCGCCTGACCTACCACGCCCTGTTGGGTCTGCTGGCCAACACCAACTCCCTGCACGTCGATTCCGCTGACGAACCGATGACCACCCCCGGAGAAAAATGGGTTCGTCAGGCGACCCTGATTCCCAACTACCTGCTGGAGGAAGCCGAAGGCTTCGTCATTCAGAATCTGCTGTCCGGCTCCTACGCCTTCCGCGCCCTGATGCGGGAGGTGCAGAAGCGGGTTCTCGAGGAATTCGACCGGATCGACCAGCTCGGTGGAGTCGGGCCCGCCACGGAAAGAGGCTATCAGCGCCGCTGCATCGCCGAAAGCAGCGCCCGCTACGAGCAGCAGCGGCGCCGAAGCAACAGACAACAGGAGCCGCCGCGGCGCCGGATCATCGGGTACAACGCCTATGAGCTGCCCGAAGGCCACCCGGCCAAGTATCCGCCCGTGGTCGAAGTCATCCGCCCCGGAGCGGAAGACTGGGAGCGGCAGCTCTTCCGGGTGCGGGACTTCAAGAATCGGCACGAGACAGATGCTCCACTCTATCTGGCTCGCCTGAAGCAGGTGGCGGCGGAAGGCGCCAACGTGTTCGGAGAACTGCTGGAGACGGTGCGCCACGCCACGCTAGGCCAGATCACGGCGGCCCTGGCCGAGGTGGGAGGGCATTTTCGGAAGATGGTGTAAGTTAAACAATATTCGAAAGGCGTAATGCGTGAGGCGTAAATGGTTGAATGAAAAAGCTTTTCATCAATTACGAATTATGCTTTACGAGTTACGACTTGAGGAGTGAAATGAAAACCAGATGCTCATGGTGCGGGAGCGATCCCCTTTACGTGGCCTACCATGATATCGAGTGGGGGGTTCCCCTGCACGACGACCAACGGCTTTTCGAGATGCTCATCCTGGACGGCGCGCAGGCAGGCTTGAGCTGGCTGACGCTCCTCAGGAAACGGGAGAATTACCGCAAGGCCTTTCACGACTTCGATTGTGAAAGAATGGCCGCCTACAACCGTGAGGACGTCGAACGCCTGCTCGCCGATCCCGGCATTGTCCGCAACCGCCTCAAGATTGAATCAGCCATCCGCAATGCCCGATCCGTGCTGGATATCAAAGAGAAGTACGGGAGTTTCGATTCCTTTCTCTGGCGCTACGTGGACGGCACTCCCCGCCAGAACGCCTGGACCTCGATCAAGGAAATCCCTGCCCGGACCGAGCAGTCGGACACCATGAGCCGGGACCTGAAACGCCTTGGCTTCAATTTCGTGGGATCGACAATCTGCTATGCCTTCATGCAAGCGGTCGGCATGGTGAACGATCACACCACCGACTGTTTTCGCTACCGGGAAATCAGGGAAGCGGCAGGGCAGAAAATTAACCACCCAGAGTAAGACTGGTCCGGCCTCAGAAGCGGCCAGCCGACTAGGCCGCCTGCAGGATTTCCCCCTCTCGTCTCGCCACCTCGATAATGGCACTGGAATCATCCTCCAGCCATTGCCGGGAGCCGCAGGGAATCGGTTCGATGCGGCTGTCGATACGGGCAGTAAGACGCCATAGGAGATTAATTGCGCTTCGGTCCTGCATGGAATCGAATTGAGGAGAGATCACCAGAAGATCGATGTCGCTCCACTGATGGGCCATTCCCTTGGCCTGTGAGCCAAATACGACAGCAAATTCGACCTCGATGCCAGCTTCCTTTACAGCAGCGAGATATCTCTGGACTGTACCTCACCAGCTTGGACATTGAAGTTTTCATCGCTGGAAAGAAAAATGCCCTTTCCTTGTGAGAAGAGTCGCCTTAACGCCCTGGGCCAGGGCCGACTTGCGGTTGTCTAAGCGGCAGGCTCCGGAAGGTATTGTTTCCAGTCGAAGTTGTCCAGAGGAGTCACTTCGAAAATTTCCGTTTCCGGGGCCGTAAAAATATAGCGGCTGAGACAGTGGGCATAGGTCCAGAAGGTTTCAACCAAAGAGGGATCCTGGTTTTTTTTAATCATCAGATCCAGAAAATCCTGAGGCAAAGGATACCTGCAGGTAAGCTTGACCGCCTTGCCGCTGGCCTGACTGACAAATATGAAGGAAAATCTTTCCAGCTTCTCATCGAAAACCAGGTCTCCGTTGAAAATGTTGCGGGCATCCTTTCCGTAACGCACTCCCGTGATGAAGGTCACCGGATCGGCCGGGCAGGCTGAATGGCTGCCTACTACGAACAGATCTCCGCGGGTTGGAATTTCCCCCGGATACAACCTGGAAAAGGCGATCTGGCAGGCCCGATAACCGAAGGCCAATCCCGGACCGACCTCGCCATAATATTTTTCCATATCTGCGACGGTCAGCGTCAAAAAACGGTCCATGCTGCACTTGTAGCTCGTCTGGTCTCCGGTGCATCTTTCCTTCCACCCGGCATCCACTTTTCCAGGTAGACGAATAGTGATGGTGGGCATATCGGACCAGTCCACCGGCTCCGCCCGGACAAATCCTGCAAGACATGAGATGGAACAGAAGAGTATCGAAATACTCAGACAACAGGCCAGTCTTATCGAAGGAAATATCCTTGCCCCCCTGCCTGAATACCCTCTGCTATCTGTCGTCCTATAAATCATTGGGTCCTCCCTGATGAGAAGTCGGATTAAAAAAATACTTCCGATGATTTTAAAAATAAACCCCGTGCATCCTTGCTGGAAAGCTTGGGTTCATTGCCTAACGGCCATTTGATTCCGATATCAGGATCATTCCAGATAATGCAACGCTCATGCTCCGGGGCATAGTAATCTGTTGCTTTATAGAAAAACTCTGCGACATCCGAGAGAACGAGGAATCCATGGGCAAAGCCCTCCGGAATCCACAACTGCCGCTTGTTTTCTGCGGACAAGATAACCCCTGTCCACTGCCCGAAGGTCGGGCTGGATTTTCGGATATCGACCGCAACATCAAACACCTCTCCCAAGACACAGCGAACCAGTTTTCCCTGAGCCTGTTTTATCTGGTAGTGCAGTCCGCGCAATACCCCCCTTGTTGAGCGTGAGTGGTTATCCTGAACAAAAGAAGCTTGCACACCGGTAGCTTCCTCCCACTGCCGCTGGTTAAAGCTCTCGAAAAAATAGCCCCTGTCATCACCAAAAACCTTGGGCTCGATGATGT includes these proteins:
- a CDS encoding DNA-3-methyladenine glycosylase I translates to MKTRCSWCGSDPLYVAYHDIEWGVPLHDDQRLFEMLILDGAQAGLSWLTLLRKRENYRKAFHDFDCERMAAYNREDVERLLADPGIVRNRLKIESAIRNARSVLDIKEKYGSFDSFLWRYVDGTPRQNAWTSIKEIPARTEQSDTMSRDLKRLGFNFVGSTICYAFMQAVGMVNDHTTDCFRYREIREAAGQKINHPE
- the rdgC gene encoding recombination-associated protein RdgC; its protein translation is MGLLANTVSCCQFQVVGTLPEGHAGEWAAECLSKRAFQTIEHSAEELSLGWVELDDFQSAAFADPRTFCRDRFLTFTLRRDRRRVPAGLFKAHMERAEQEFLAANPGLQRVPKPRREELREAVRGALLAKTLPVPATYDTVWDTENGVLTLATLNSQVIEQFEDLFKVTFEGLKLVAVHPFARARKVVDGNLSEALAAANRASNDTVLDLIQDNRWLGWDFLRWLVDQTMNESCRYRVSRPGPANEGEEFVAYINDRLVLEGEDEEGRQKVTVAGPQNRFDEVMAALENGKNICEATLYLEQDENLWKLTLKGELFQFGSFKAPSVKLEKDDMVDPDSERQALFFERMYLVETGLQLFDSLLAAFLRQHLENR
- the rfbC gene encoding dTDP-4-dehydrorhamnose 3,5-epimerase — protein: MKVIQAAIPAVYIIEPKVFGDDRGYFFESFNQRQWEEATGVQASFVQDNHSRSTRGVLRGLHYQIKQAQGKLVRCVLGEVFDVAVDIRKSSPTFGQWTGVILSAENKRQLWIPEGFAHGFLVLSDVAEFFYKATDYYAPEHERCIIWNDPDIGIKWPLGNEPKLSSKDARGLFLKSSEVFF
- a CDS encoding gamma-glutamylcyclotransferase family protein; this encodes MTAAPEHLFVYGTLRPSLRHPALRLLAEGAELLESGRMQGSLFEIAGYPGAVPSDDPADQVLGEVYRLTDPIAVLSRLDEYEEAADRFPAPREYRRERVEVTLANGETVMAWVYVYNRPTDGLIRIVGGDYLKFGEE
- a CDS encoding epoxyqueuosine reductase QueH is translated as MSNSSSGKTAPPLMPPGGARSVLLHSCCAPCSGGIMERLVEAGLALTVFFCNPNIHPKTEYLKRKEENQAFAEKLGVPFIDADYRLAPWFSRVFGLEQEPERGLRCTACFTFRLNQIAREAARLCIPVIATTLGISRWKDLDQVNASGRKAVEQVAGVDYWEINWRKAGGIERMIEVSRREGFYHQEYCGCLYSLAATNRMREEKGRELIQSVKREV
- a CDS encoding formylmethanofuran dehydrogenase subunit E family protein produces the protein MDWSDMPTITIRLPGKVDAGWKERCTGDQTSYKCSMDRFLTLTVADMEKYYGEVGPGLAFGYRACQIAFSRLYPGEIPTRGDLFVVGSHSACPADPVTFITGVRYGKDARNIFNGDLVFDEKLERFSFIFVSQASGKAVKLTCRYPLPQDFLDLMIKKNQDPSLVETFWTYAHCLSRYIFTAPETEIFEVTPLDNFDWKQYLPEPAA
- a CDS encoding methylmalonyl-CoA mutase family protein — translated: MTNRPFRILTAVAAFDGHDASILALNSALLVAERPVEVIYLGYNMSSEKIAMAALQEGVDAVAVSSYNGGHMEFFPYLLKRLRDLGLPEVPVFGGGGGTILEEEAAALEAEGIARIYRPGWPLDTIVADLLDRLDQAALRRPCLDSSGRDWIPSFPVDLTRLLSLVEHQRDMLASLSWKGVDGGNTRVVAIAGDGGSGKSTLIDELTHRFLTHLPDKRIAILANDPTTSNGRTASALLADRVRMNHIYDPRVWLRSVATGSPYAPLSPALPQLLAVLRGGGFDLIVVETPGTGQTGLDLTALRADLLLYVKTREYGGGLQLQKDQLLRDADMVVLNKADLEGSEAAYGDLRALLEGRRGEATLFPVTAKTARDPGLDRLFAALCRNLDWPEPDEKKAEDIFSYAKQNVLVPHRRRAYLAEIAERVRAYDRWTAEQLRLVRENPAASSLLDPASARLLEEWPERWRELSAPALDRLHVDPVLETPNGLRLPRVALPDPADRAETLRFLLEEGLPGQFPFATGIYPYRTLSAGQTTRQFAGLRGPEDTNRRLHLLAQGVARPRLSIAFDGITLYGADSDADPGSIGKIGEGGVAIDTWEDMKLVLKDFRIPDISTSMTINGPAPIILAMYFVAAQESELERVEREQGIRLSEEERKELCRQTVQELRGTVQADILKEVQAQNESIFQPDFAIKLLGDVQDWFIAHGVDKFYSLSISGYHIGEAGATPVQELAFTLANGFTYIENFRARGMAVNDFAPNLSFFFKVSHEAEWLAYGAVCRKIWAIALRDLYQADERSQKLKFHTQTSGRALQAEEWSTLNPIRLTYHALLGLLANTNSLHVDSADEPMTTPGEKWVRQATLIPNYLLEEAEGFVIQNLLSGSYAFRALMREVQKRVLEEFDRIDQLGGVGPATERGYQRRCIAESSARYEQQRRRSNRQQEPPRRRIIGYNAYELPEGHPAKYPPVVEVIRPGAEDWERQLFRVRDFKNRHETDAPLYLARLKQVAAEGANVFGELLETVRHATLGQITAALAEVGGHFRKMV
- a CDS encoding GPMC system transcriptional regulator, with the protein product MDPFINAQLSLLSAKINGYGKESLDDILHVLAKAVHLVTGRNMCRVYLEDLTSGSLACAMATGRQAAAIREQSFPINNVDYPVSLVYHTHEEQQFGNMSELENPLVRHIAAQFHTLSSYQLPLIHRGRAVGVLCVDSSRPEQLVDPAQCRQLRSFVDGIAPAVDQARLYHQQMVLARRVDEGKKKEAAYYMVQSAVKLIDKLALAAVLVPCPLGTENGEEGLQILASYSNVLEDKQAYENQKLINLGPGQSLLSRYINSAGVIIDETLLDPLYFPTLSSEFLQKRYLTEQLGLKSLYVVPRYDPRTRRVICLVNYYTRGTHNFSEFEKGLLEAHAEMAQRIIQEIGDEHMEIQVLSEINDLLQEKFESLPTFLNSVLSKATELIGADTGSIALVRRKPTESWLVVEEPDGKLVGAKSKQRLKKHIPPLQVGGRDLPPEKRSLTGFVAYSGRPYVVADTIEEKRSGGFYREITNIIRSEIGVPVICDDQVIAVICLDSLRPHFFTDEHKRILQIISRMIARHIADMQQIEMLTVEVNRLGSDAAYKNPNVSSYKLGNLIGNSPRATELVEFIQRITPPLFNRITMWWQSDVAEATLGLPSILITGDTGSGKEFLFNNLYSRLNDFYRDKINPRGELPVKKTNIAAYSGELTYSELFGHKRGAFTGAHADRKGILEEAHGGLVFLDEIGDADPKTQVQLLRFLDNGGFVRLGENLTRYARVLLVAATNKNLDRLIEEGVFREDLYHRLSELTMEVPSLNERREDIPDLAIHFLGKLHKVYKRPEESEEDAPTLSRGAQELLASHYYTGNIRELRSILVRALFFRNGRVISEQDMKRVLGSFGRNGDEPASEKLTGQVAREMLDSILGGETDFWDGVHAPFTEKRISRDVVAAVIDLARARGASTMPQAAEMLRACSDPNGDPDQRRQFYKFKNFLYKTIRI